The Desulfomicrobium macestii nucleotide sequence GAGTCCCGAGGCATTCGAAAAATCATTTTATCAGAGACAGCGAAACAGGGCGGCTTAACCTCCCGGTCTGTGTCCATTTTTTCTGTGGCAATCCACGCCCCGGTCAAGACCCGCCGAAACTCTTTCGCGGGCCTCGTAATGCTGAACCGTTGCGTGGCGGCGCGTGAGGCCGTGGCCGGACGTTTGGCAACGATTCAGCAAACGATGCCTGGCTCAATCAGGCAGTCGGCGCGCCTTGACCGGGACGAACAGGACCGCTTGGTGCTGTGTGTGGGGATGGTTGTTGGCGGGATATGGCAAGGCGTAATGGTGGTGGGATTTGGAAAGGCGTGTTGGTACGCGTAAGAGTAGTGTCGTAATTTTGTTGTAAGAGCTTGTGGTTTTGTGCGTATTTGTAGTTGAGTATGGACTGGTAAGAATTGGTAAAAAATGGTTTGACATCTGATTAACTTTTGTTAATTGTTCGGACATGAAATTTGATGACTTCTTCCAGAGGGTGGCCAAGACCACCGGCATCTCCACCCAAAAGGAGCTGGCCGCGCTGCTGGGCATCGATCCTGCCGCCATCACCATGGCCAAGGGCAGGGGAGTGCCCAAGTCCTGGGGGTTGACCATCGCGGCCGCCTTCGGCGTCAATCCGGGCTGGCTCAAGACCGGGACGGGGCCCGTTTATCAGAATGAGCAGGCAAGCACCCTGCTCGTGCCCAAGGTCGCCGCAAGGGCCTGCGCCGGTGGCGGCTCTTTCGAACTGAGTGACAAGATCGTTGACGAGTTGCCCTTTGACCGTTCCTGGCTGAGCAAAAAGGGCAACCCCGGACAGATGGTCGCCATGGAAGTCATCGGCGACAGCATGTCGCCGGAACTGGAACCGGGCGACAACATTCTCATCGACCAGAGTCAGAACCAGGTCGCGGACAACAACCTCTATGTCGTCGGCCTCGCGGACAGCATCCAGGTCAAGCGTATTCAGGTCCGTCCCGGGCTGGTGGTTCTGTTCAGCACCAATCAGCGCTATTCGCCGGTCACCCTT carries:
- a CDS encoding LexA family transcriptional regulator, yielding MKFDDFFQRVAKTTGISTQKELAALLGIDPAAITMAKGRGVPKSWGLTIAAAFGVNPGWLKTGTGPVYQNEQASTLLVPKVAARACAGGGSFELSDKIVDELPFDRSWLSKKGNPGQMVAMEVIGDSMSPELEPGDNILIDQSQNQVADNNLYVVGLADSIQVKRIQVRPGLVVLFSTNQRYSPVTLQGDEIDTLRVIGRVLWSSRAYA